In Oncorhynchus keta strain PuntledgeMale-10-30-2019 chromosome 36, Oket_V2, whole genome shotgun sequence, the DNA window agatagagagagagagagagagagagagagagagagagagagagagagagagagagagagagagagagagagaaaccacagagagagagagaaaccacagagaaaccacagagagagacagagagagagagagagagagagagagagagaggtagagagtactgtagaaatagaaatagaaaGCAAATGAGGGAGAAAATTGGACTATCCCAGTTACGGGACATGCTTTGCTATTTTGACAGTTTAACACTCCTTCTCCCTTAGTCTCCTGGATGCTGCAGCGACTATTTCACTATATGGCTACATAGAGTATTTGACCAGAAAGAGCTTGGAGTAGGACAGCCTATTGGATTTCCCATCCATGAGTGATGTGATGGGGGGAGTGTTGTAGGGCTTTTCCAGACATCTGCCACAGTGGAGATGTCATCCCTGTTTCTGCATTAGTAGCCTGACTGGTTTACCGAGACATCTTCCCCACTGCATTACCACTGAGAGTGAGCTCTAGCCGCCTGGCCACTAGCGTCCTGAGGGAGGTGTGTGTAGTTGTCTCCCTGGTCAGAACATCTGTCTGCTCtttaatgagacagagagagagagagagagagagagagagagagagagagagagagagagagagagagagagagagacagagagagagagagagagagagaaagagagagagacagagagagagagagagagagagagagagagagagagaccacagagagagagatggagagagagacagagagagagagacagagagagagagagagacacagagagagagagagagagagagagagagagagagagagagagagagagagagagagagagagagagagagagagagagagagagagagatggtgagagagacacagagagagagagagagagagagagagagagagagagagagagagagagagagagagacagagagagagagcgagagagagagagagagagagagacagagagagagagagagagagagagagagagagagagagagagagagagagagagagaccagaaggTTTTGGGGCAGAGAATAACGTGACACGCTGGAATAGCACCAGGGGTAAGTCAAACAGATGAGGAGTGGGGAGAGCAGGGACCCAGATGCAGCACACGCTGGAGGGGgttagcactgtgtgtgtgttcagagtcATCCAAcaaacctaaacacacacacacacacacacacacacacacacacacacacacacacacacacacacacacacacacacacacacacacacacacacacacacacacacacacacacacacacacacacacacacacgccacacagtTTTTCATAAGAAGGAAGAGACCTCACACAGAAAGGCCTACTTAGCCATTCCACGcacaagcacatacacacacagcccactcctctcccctcacacaacacacacacagccctcccctctgcccccacacaacacacacacacaacacacacacaatccctgaCATAACCCCTTACACTCATCTCCTTATTTTCTCTCTCCCATGATCTCCCTTCATTCCTGTCTGCAGCTGGAGATGAGAATGTATTTTTTCCACCCTGACCCCTCTCTaccaccctgtctccatccccttTATCCCACAAACCTGGGGTTAACTTTGAATCTCCCACTAGGACAGTCCCAGTCCCAAACCCATCATAACCAGTACTACTTCTATGATGAAACCTGCCACATTTTCAAACATGCCTCTATGGAACCACTAAGCCTGGGGAACTAGCATTTGTTTCCTCTCAAGCCGATGGAGCTAACAGGCATTTGAAACGCACACATACAAGGCCTTGACTTGCGTTCCGCGGGGATATGCAGCTGCACAGATTCTCTCATGACCGTAGCAAGCCTTAAAAGGAGCCATCTAGCAGCTAACAAGCTCTATGATCTTAACGGATCACAGAGACCACCCAGAGACCACCCAGAGACCGGTCACAGACCCCCCCAGAGAAAAGCCAGAGACCACCCAGAGACCAGCAAGAGACCACCCAGAAACCACTCAGAGACCACCCAGAGACCACTCAGAGACCAGCCAGAGCACACCCAGAGACCAGCCAGAGACCACCCAGAGACCACTCAGAGACCACCCAGAGACCACTCAGAGACCAGCCAGAGACCAGCCAGAGACCAGCCAGAGAACAGCCAGGGACCACCCAGAGACCAGCCAGAGACCAGCCAGAGACCACCCGGAGACCAGCCAGAGACCACTCAGAGACCAGCCAGAGACCAGCCAGGGACCACCCAGAGACCAGCCAGAGACCAGCCAGGGACCACCCAGAGACCAGCCAGAGACCACTCAGAGACCACCCAGAGACCAGCCAGAGACCAGCCAGAGACCACTCAGAGACCAGCCAGAGACCAGCCAGGGACCAcccagagaccagacagagaccagccAGGTACCACCCAGGGACCAGCCAGAGACCACTCAGAGACCACCCAGAGGCCAGCCAGAGACCAGCCAGGGACCACCCAGAGACCAGCCAGAGACCACTCAGAGACCAGCCAGAGACCAGCCAGGGACCACCCAGAGACCAGCCAGAGACCACCCAGAGACCAGCCAGAGACCTGCCAGGGACCACCCTGAGACCAGGCAGAGACCAGCCAGAGACCACTCTGAGACCAGCCAGAGACCAGCCAGAGACCACCAACCAAAATAACTATATCATCAGCATAGGCTGAGAGACGAATAGGAGGAATATCCTCTGAAAGGTACACCCCTTCAATGCTACTTCTAACGCCATTTAGTAGTGGCTCTATCGCGATGGCATACAACATTCTGGACAACGAACACCCCTGCCTCATTCCTCTACACACCTTAAAAGGTGCCCTAAAGACACCGTTCACTTTCAATACATGTTCAATGTCACCAGATTATCACCCTGATCATGGCACGAATCCAGAGCTGAAACCAAAAGCCTCAAAAGTGTACTGATGTTCAACTCGGTCAAATGCCTTTTCCTGATCAATTGAAATTAGACCAGCATTCAACTCAATAGTCCAAGAGATGTCAAAAAAATCCAGAATCAGGGAAATGTTATCCCCTATCTGCCTGCCGGGAACACAGTAGGACTGGACCGTATGATGTGCCCCATCACCTCCCTCAGCCTGGTGGACAAAGCCTTGGACAGGATCTTATAATCAGTGCACATTAAGGCCACTGGCCTCCAGTTCTTCACCTCCCTAGGGTCACCCTTTTTTGGCCATAGGGTGAGGACAGCCCTTCTGCAGCTTATCGGTAGTAACCCTGGGGTCAAATTATCGTTAACTACTGCTAGCTAATCCTCTCCAAACATAGCCCCAAAAAGACTTACAAAAGTCAACGGGAAGCTCATCAATACCCGGTGCCCTTCCATTGTCCATGCCTTTAAATGCAGTGTATTGCTCCTGCAAAGACAATGGTTGCTCTAATTCAACCTGAACTTCTGCAGCCGCCTGTGGGAGCCCATCAAGGAACTGTTGTGTCAATGTTTTAACCTATTTGTACTCACACCTGCagagctcagcatagaactcTACTGCCCTCTTTCTAATTTCACTTGGGCTAGTGAGCTCCTGTCCAACAGCTGATTTGAAGCAATTCATCATTATTTGTTGTCGATTATCTTTCTCTAAACCAAAGAAAAATTTGGATGAGACGTCCATTTCAGAGATTCCCTGTCCAATGCCCCCTGTCCTCTGATAACCAGCAGGTCTACCAATGTGGCTTTTTTCCTCTTGAGTGCCTGAATATGGCCTCGGTCTCCTGTGTCTCAACTAACGTCAGGGGTTCCACTATTTCAGACTCTAGGATGTTCATTGATCTGATGATATGTCTGGTGATATTCATCGTGTACTGATTACAGAATTGTTGAACCTGGATGTTCCCTGTATCCCGACACTGTTGAAGGGATACAAAACTGTCCTCTTCagacctccacctctcccagaaaAAACTACAACATTTCCTGAAGTGCGCATCATTCAATAAAGTTATATTAAAATGCCAGTATGCGCTTTTGGGTTTTACGCCGTTAATGtacaccacctctgttactaaacaatgataaGAAAATCCCACTGGCTTTATCACACTTGATTTACAGACCTGAGAATGATGCTCAAAACAATCAAATCTATCTAACCTGGCCAGAGAGATTGCGTTCCCTCTCACATTGGGTCACGTGTACTGTCTTGTGCCTCCATTTTGACTCCGCCAAATATCACATTGTTCATCTGTTACAATAAGGCGTTTTAAAAAGATTATTGAGGCTATATGAGGTTCTTTTGGGATTTCTATCTAAATTACTGACTGTACAGTTAACATCCCCAGCAAGAAAGAAATCATCCTCAGTATTACATTTCTCAATGGTATTTGATAATGTCTCTAAAAAACATACCCTCTCAACTGCCACTAATGGGGcatatacatttattaaacacatAGTGAGGTTTTCATACCTCACTCTAACTTTTAATAACCTCCCCTCAACGACCTCTTCAACCTCGTATGACAAAGGCAAAAACCCTTTTGAGAACAGGATGGCCACACCCCCACTACACACAACTACTGCCCCCACCCTCCCACTCCTGTTGCCACATAACTTCATTTCCCGTCACGTACCTTTCCCTTTATTAACTCATACACTACGGCTCTTTTCCCCCCGTCTCGCACCCCATTTACATTTAAGAAGAAATCTTAAAACTGCTTATGGCTGGGGAAAAAAtacggagggagagacacaaaACACATCTCTTTATAGAGTTAAGACTGCGACTGAAGTCTTTCATTTCCTTTAGAATGTACCTCACTTGTCACTCTCGTGACCACTTTCTTTAGTCTAGCAATATCTGGGCTTGTCAAACCTCCCCCTGTTATTTTTGACAGAAAATGTTGTTGATTCAATAAACAATTAAAATTCAGGGAAAAAAATCCATTATAATCCTGCATATATTTCTTCCCTTTTGTCAAATTCATAAATTGACGTACCTTTTCAATCCCATACCTCCCATCCAAACCATTTCATCCCTAGAAGAAAACTCCACCCTCTCTACAACCTGTTTatcctcaactgatttatcaaTCTCTACCTTCCTGTTAGAATTAGAACCTTCATCACCCCTTaaactcttcctcttcctcctcggtACTTTGAAAACAGCTGCTTCATTTTCCATTGCTTCACTCTCCTCTTGAACTCCCATTTCATTCTCCAACACCCCCTCAGCGACCTCAATCACAATCTCACCTACTGTTTCCCCCCGTCTTTTCCCTGCTCTACCACAACTGCCCCCGTAGCCAGATTGCTCTCCTTTCCTATTTTCCCCACCACATCTGCCCACCTtctcccttctcctgaacccttagccttttcatcccttctcctgaactcttagccttttcatcccttctcctgaaaccttagcctgttcatcccttctcctgaacccttagccttttcatcccttctcctgaacccttagccttttcatcccttctcctgaacccttagccttttcatcccttctcctgaacccttagccttttcatcccttctcctgaacccttagccttttcatcccttctcctgaaccgttagccttttcatcccttctcctgaacccttagccttttcatcccttctcctgaacccttagccttttcatcccttctcctgaactcttagcctgttcatcccttctcctgaacccttagccttttcatcccttctcctgaacccttagccttttcatcccttctcctgaactcttagcctgttcatcccttctcctgaacccttagccttttcatcccttctcctgaacccttagccttttcatcccttctcctgaactcttagccttttcatcccttctcctgaacccttagccttttcatcccttctcctgaactcttagccttttcatcccttctcctgaactcttagccttttcatcccttctcctgaacccttagccttttcatcccttctcctgaactcttagccttttcatcccttctcctgaacccttagccttttcatcccttctcctgaactcttagccttttcatcccttctcctgaaaccttagcctgttcatcccttctcctgaacccttagccttttcatcccttctcctgaacccttagccttttcatcccttctcctgaacccttagccttttcatcccttctcctgaactcttagcctgttcatcccttctcctgaacccttagccttttcatcccttctcctgaacccttagccttttcatcccttctcctgaactcttagcctgttcatcccttctcctgaacccttagccttttcatcccttctcctgaacccttagccttttcatcccttctcctgaactcttagccttttcatcccttctcctgaacccttagccttttcatcccttctcctgaactcttagccttttcatcccttctcctgaactcttagccttttcatcccttctcctgaactcttagccttttcatcccttctcctgaacccttagccttttcatcccttctcctgaactcttagccttttcatcccttctcctgaacccttagccttttcatcccttctcctgaactcttagccttttcatcccttctcctgaactcttagccttttcatcccttctcctgaactcttagccttttcatcccttctcctgaactcttagccttttcatcccttctcctgaacccttagccttttcatcccttctcctgaactcttagccttttcatcccttctcctgaactcttagccttttcatcccttctcctgaactcttagccttttcatcccttctcctgaacccttagccttttcatcccttctcctgaactcttagccttttcatcccttctcctgaaccttagccttttcatcccttctcctgaactcttagccttttcatcccttctcctgaactcttagccttttcatcccttctcctgaactcttagccttttcatcccttctcctgaactcttagccttttcatcccttctcctgaactcttagccttttcatcccttctcctgaactcttagccttttcatcccttctcctgaactcttagccttttcatcccttctcctgaacccttagccttttcatcccttctcctgaactcttagccttttcatcccttctcctgaactcttagccttttcatcccttctcctgaactcttagccttttcatcccttctcctgaactcttagccttttcatcccttctcctgaacccttagccttttcatcccttctcctgaactcttagccttttcatcccttctcctgaactcttagccttttcatcccttctcctgaactcttagccttttcatcccttctcctgaacccttagccttttcatcccttctcctgaactcttagccttttcatcccttctcctgaactcttagccttttcatcccttctcctgaacccttagccttttcatcccttctcctgaactcttagccttttcatcccttctcctgaacccttagccttttcatcccttctcctgaactcttagccttttcatcccttctcctgaacccttagccttttcatcccttctcctgaactcttagccttttcatcccttctcctgaactcttagccttttcatcccttctcctgaaccgttagccttttcatcccttctcctgaacccttagccttttcatcccttctcctgaactcttagccttttcatcccttctcctgaactcttagccttttcatcccttctcctgaactcttagccttttcatcccttctcctgaacccttagccttttcatcccttctcctgaactcttagccttttcatcccttctcctgaactcttagccttttcatcccttctcctgaactcttagccttttcatcccttctcctgaacccttagccttttcatcccttctcctgaacccttagccttttcatcccttctcctgaacccttagccttttcatcccttctcctgaacccttagccttttcatcccttctcctgaactcttagccttttcatcccttctcctgaactcttagccttttcatcccttctcctgaactcttagccttttcatcccttctcctgaaccgttagccttttcatcccttctcctgaaccttagccttttcatcccttctcctgaactcttagccttttcatcccttctcctgaactcttagccttttcatcccttctcctgaacccttagccttttcatcccttctcctgaactcttagccttttcatcccttctcctgaacccttagccttttcatcccttctcctgaacccttagccttttcatcccttctcctgaacccttagccttttcatcccttctcctgaacccttagccttttcatcccttctcctgaacccttagccttttcatcccttctcctgaacccttagccttttcatcccttctcctgaactcttagccttttcatcccttctcctgaactcttagccttttcatcccttctcctgaactcttagccttttcatcccttctcctgaacccttagccttttcatcccttctcctgaactcttagccttttcatcccttctcctgaactcttagccttttcatcccttctcctgaacccttagccttttcatcccttctcctgaacccttagccttttcatcccttctcctgaacccttagccttttcatcccttctcctgaacccttagccttttcatcccttctcctgaacccttagccttttcatcccttctcctgaactcttagccttttcatcccttctcctgaactcttagccttttcatcccttctcctgaactcttagccttttcatcccttctcctgaacccttagccttttcatcccttctcctgaacccttagccttttcatcccttctcctgaactcttagccttttcatcccttctcctgaacccttagccttttcatcccttctcctgaactcttagccttttcatcccttctcctgaacccttagccttttcatcccttctcctgaacccttagccttttcatcccttctcctgaacccttagccttttcatcccttctcctgaacccttagccttttcatcccttctcctgaacccttagccttttcatcccttctcctgaacccttagccttttcatcccttctcctgaactcttagccttttcatcccttctcctgaactcttagccttttcatcccttctcctgaaccgttagccttttcatcccttctcctgaacccttagccttttcatcccttctcctgaacccttagccttttcatcccttctcctgaacccttagccttttcatcccttctcctgaactcttagccttttcatcccttctcctgaacccttagccttttcatcccttctcctgaacccttagccttttcatcccttctcctgaacccttagccttttcatcccttctcctgaacccttagccttttcatcccttctcctgaacccttagccttttcatcccttctcctgaacccttagccttttcatcccttctcctgaacccttagccttttcatcccttctcctgaactcttagccttttcatcccttctcctgaactcttagccttttcatcccttctcctgaacccttagccttttcatcccttctcctgaacccttagccttttcatcccttctcctgaacttgtttactccatgtgtaactctgtgttgttgtctgttcacactgctttatcttggccaggtcgcagttgtaaatgagaacttgttctcaactagcctacctggttaaataaaggtgttctcaactagcctacctggttaaataaaggtgttctcaactagcctacctggttaaataaaggtgttctcaactagcctacctggttaaataaaggtgttctcaactagcctacctggttaaataaaggtgttctcaactagcctacctggttaaataaaggtgttctcaactagcctacctggttaaataaaggtgttctcaactagcctacctggttaaataaaggtgttctcaactagcctacctggttaaataaaggtgttctcaactagcctacctggttaaataaaggtgttctcaactagcctacctggttaaataaaggtgttctcaactagcctacctggttaaataaaggtgttctcaactagcctacctggttaaataaaggtgttctcaactagcctacctggttaaataaaggtgttctcaactagcctacctggttaaataaaggtgttctcaactagcctacctggttaaataaaggtgttctcaactagcctacctggttaaataaaggtgttctcaactagcctacctggttaaataaaggtgaaataaaataaaaaatgtatacacACCGAAACCCTATAGAGTGAAAATAATACCAGTCGCTCCCACAATCGCTCCTGCTTCCCGACTCACACCCAGCATGCACTCTgacgagagagagcaagaaagcaaaagagagaatgcgagagacagagtgagagagagataaagacagagagagagatttgagaaatagggagagagaatgaggaggaatGATGCTAAAGGGATGGAGAGGCTGAGTCACAACCttcaaggtgtgtgtgtacttgagtgtgtgtatgtgtgtgtgtgtgtgtgtgtgtatgtgtgcgtgaatgctctcatgcatgtgtgtgtgtatgttaacaGAGATGGGCAGCAGGGATGACACGtcccctggtctctggtctcctctctctctgacagacagagacagacagctcaaTCCCAGGGGAGCAGGATCTGGCAACGATCAAATGGAATGTGACAGACGGACCACACAGTTATCGATTACACTCCAGCTAGCATCAcaacactctgtgtgtgtgtgtgtctctctctctctctctctctctctatctctctctttctccctctctctttctctatcttgctctatctctctctcgctctctctctcgtgcgctctctctctctctcgcgcgctctttctctcgctctcactctcactttctctctctcgtgctctctcttgctctcactctctctctgttcttctctcagaTAGTACATACATACAGCTGTCTTCTCTCATCTTTGATTTGCATCTACATATCTCCTCTTGTCACACACGCCCTCTTCACTTTTTGGTGCTACCTCCATTTATCTTATCCTCTGCCCTTCTTCCCTTTCTTCTTACTCAATCTCCAGGCCACGCTATAGGTCACCCTGTCATTTGATGCTCAGTGAGCTGAGTGTACCCCATGCTACGGGCCAGAGACAGGGGggcagagagataggaggagggagagagaggaagggggagggagagatagggaatgggagggagagagagggagagagaaggatgggcagagagagagaaggagggagagagagaaaaggaggggcagagagagagagggagagaggagggtgagagtgagagagggagggagggggagagagagaagagacaaggagggggagagggtgagagagagagagagagagagagagagagagagagagagagagagagagagagagaaggagggagaaagagagagagggaaggcgggggagagagagagagagaagaggagagagggagagagaggagggggagagagagagaaggagggggaaagagagagagggagggagagagagagagagaaggaggggcagagagagggagagataaaatgaggggcagaaagagagagatggaatgaaaGGAAAAgtattataaaaaatatatattcctgAAATGTAAATCAATCCTGGAGGGCAAACGAGAGGGAATTCAAATTACCGCAAGGAGTGAGCAAGAACGGGTCAATCAGATATACTGTTTATCACAGCCGGATAGGATTACTGATAAATCACtgcacacgcacccacacacacacagactcagactcatacacacatacacaccagaatgtacacatacacacacagactcatacacacatacacacagacccacgcacacacacacaggctcatacacacatacgcacagacccacgcacacacacacacactcacgagggagagagaagtagagagtgatagagggagagagaggtggagagtgacagagggagagagaagtagagagtgatagagggagagagaagtagagagtgatagagggagagaagggtggagagtgacagagggagagaggggtggagagtgacagagggagagaggggtggagagtgacagagggagagagaagtagagagtgatagaggga includes these proteins:
- the LOC127916470 gene encoding uncharacterized protein LOC127916470, translated to MILTDHRDHPETTQRPVTDPPREKPETTQRPARDHPETTQRPPRDHSETSQSTPRDQPETTQRPLRDHPETTQRPARDQPETSQRTARDHPETSQRPARDHPETSQRPLRDQPETSQGPPRDQPETSQGPPRDQPETTQRPPRDQPETSQRPLRDQPETSQGPPRDQTETSQVPPRDQPETTQRPPRGQPETSQGPPRDQPETTQRPARDQPGTTQRPARDHPETSQRPARDHPETRQRPARDHSETSQRPARDHQPK